A region of Arabidopsis thaliana chromosome 5, partial sequence DNA encodes the following proteins:
- the GLU1 gene encoding glutamate synthase 1 (glutamate synthase 1 (GLU1); FUNCTIONS IN: protein binding, glutamate synthase (ferredoxin) activity; INVOLVED IN: positive regulation of glycine hydroxymethyltransferase activity, response to light stimulus, photorespiration; LOCATED IN: in 6 components; EXPRESSED IN: 26 plant structures; EXPRESSED DURING: 14 growth stages; CONTAINS InterPro DOMAIN/s: Glutamine amidotransferase, class-II (InterPro:IPR000583), Aldolase-type TIM barrel (InterPro:IPR013785), Glutamate synthase, alpha subunit, C-terminal (InterPro:IPR002489), Glutamate synthase, central-N (InterPro:IPR006982), Glutamate synthase, central-C (InterPro:IPR002932), Glutamine amidotransferase, type II (InterPro:IPR017932); BEST Arabidopsis thaliana protein match is: glutamate synthase 2 (TAIR:AT2G41220.1); Has 30201 Blast hits to 17322 proteins in 780 species: Archae - 12; Bacteria - 1396; Metazoa - 17338; Fungi - 3422; Plants - 5037; Viruses - 0; Other Eukaryotes - 2996 (source: NCBI BLink).) → MAMQSLSPVPKLLSTTPSSVLSSDKNFFFVDFVGLYCKSKRTRRRLRGDSSSSSRSSSSLSRLSSVRAVIDLERVHGVSEKDLSSPSALRPQVANLEDILSERGACGVGFIANLDNIPSHGVVKDALIALGCMEHRGGCGADNDSGDGSGLMSSIPWDFFNVWAKEQSLAPFDKLHTGVGMIFLPQDDTFMQEAKQVIENIFEKEGLQVLGWREVPVNVPIVGKNARETMPNIQQVFVKIAKEDSTDDIERELYICRKLIERAVATESWGTELYFCSLSNQTIVYKGMLRSEALGLFYLDLQNELYESPFAIYHRRYSTNTSPRWPLAQPMRFLGHNGEINTIQGNLNWMQSREASLKAAVWNGRENEIRPFGNPRGSDSANLDSAAEIMIRSGRTPEEALMILVPEAYKNHPTLSVKYPEVVDFYDYYKGQMEAWDGPALLLFSDGKTVGACLDRNGLRPARYWRTSDNFVYVASEVGVVPVDEAKVTMKGRLGPGMMIAVDLVNGQVYENTEVKKRISSFNPYGKWIKENSRFLKPVNFKSSTVMENEEILRSQQAFGYSSEDVQMVIESMASQGKEPTFCMGDDIPLAGLSQRPHMLYDYFKQRFAQVTNPAIDPLREGLVMSLEVNIGKRGNILELGPENASQVILSNPVLNEGALEELMKDQYLKPKVLSTYFDIRKGVEGSLQKALYYLCEAADDAVRSGSQLLVLSDRSDRLEPTRPSIPIMLAVGAVHQHLIQNGLRMSASIVADTAQCFSTHHFACLVGYGASAVCPYLALETCRQWRLSNKTVAFMRNGKIPTVTIEQAQKNYTKAVNAGLLKILSKMGISLLSSYCGAQIFEIYGLGQDVVDLAFTGSVSKISGLTFDELARETLSFWVKAFSEDTTKRLENFGFIQFRPGGEYHSNNPEMSKLLHKAVREKSETAYAVYQQHLSNRPVNVLRDLLEFKSDRAPIPVGKVEPAVAIVQRFCTGGMSLGAISRETHEAIAIAMNRIGGKSNSGEGGEDPIRWKPLTDVVDGYSPTLPHLKGLQNGDIATSAIKQVASGRFGVTPTFLVNADQLEIKVAQGAKPGEGGQLPGKKVSAYIARLRSSKPGVPLISPPPHHDIYSIEDLAQLIFDLHQINPNAKVSVKLVAEAGIGTVASGVAKGNADIIQISGHDGGTGASPISSIKHAGGPWELGLTETHQTLIANGLRERVILRVDGGLKSGVDVLMAAAMGADEYGFGSLAMIATGCVMARICHTNNCPVGVASQREELRARFPGVPGDLVNYFLYVAEEVRGILAQLGYNSLDDIIGRTELLRPRDISLVKTQHLDLSYLLSSVGTPSLSSTEIRKQEVHTNGPVLDDDILADPLVIDAIENEKVVEKTVKICNVDRAACGRVAGVIAKKYGDTGFAGQVNLTFLGSAGQSFGCFLIPGMNIRLIGESNDYVGKGMAGGEIVVTPVEKIGFVPEEATIVGNTCLYGATGGQIFARGKAGERFAVRNSLAEAVVEGTGDHCCEYMTGGCVVVLGKVGRNVAAGMTGGLAYLLDEDDTLLPKINREIVKIQRVTAPAGELQLKSLIEAHVEKTGSSKGATILNEWEKYLPLFWQLVPPSEEDTPEASAAYVRTSTGEVTFQSA, encoded by the exons atggCGATGCAATCTCTTTCCCCTGTTCCTAAGCTTCTCTCCACAACACCAAGCTCTGTTCTTTCTTCTGACaagaacttcttcttcgtcgatTTCGTTGGATTATACTGTAAGTCCAAGAGGACCAGACGCAGACTTCGTGGagactcttcctcttcctcacgctcttcttcttctctctctcgtctTTCCTCTGTTCGTGCCGTTATCGACCTTGAACGTGTTCATGGCGTCTCTGAAAAGGATCTCTCCTCTCCTTCAGCTTTAAGACCTCAG GTTGCTAATTTGGAGGATATATTGTCTGAAAGAGGAGCTTGTGGAGTTGGGTTTATAGCAAACTTAGATAACATACCTTCACATGGAGTTGTCAAAGATGCTCTTATTGCTCTTGGGTGTATGGAACATCGTGGAGGTTGTGGAGCAGACAATGATTCTGGTGATGGCTCTGGTCTTATGTCTTCCATTCCTTGGGATTTCTTTAACGTCTGGGCCAAGGAACAAAGTCTTGCTCCTTTTGATAAGTTGCATACTGGTGTTGGCATGATCTTTCTTCCACAAGATGATACCTTTATGCAAGAAGCCAAGCAAG ttattgaaaacatatttgagAAAGAAGGATTACAAGTTCTTGGGTGGAGGGAAGTTCCTGTTAATGTTCCTATAGTTGGTAAAAATGCTAGGGAGACAATGCCTAACATTCAACAAGTGTTTGTGAAAATCGCAAAGGAAGATAGTACTGATGATATTGAAAGGGAACTTTACATCTGCCGGAAACTAATCGAAAGGGCCGTAGCTACTGAGAGTTGGGGAACAGAGCTTTACTTCTGTTCACTGTCCAATCAAACCATAGTGTACAAGGGCATGCTTCGATCTGAAGCTCTTGGATTGTTTTATCTAGATCTTCAGAATGAGCTTTATGAGTCTCCTTTTGCTATTTATCATCGAAGGTACAGTACAAACACTAGTCCTAGGTGGCCTCTTGCTCAACCAATGAGGTTTCTTGGACATAACGGGGAGATCAATACCATTCAG GGGAACTTAAATTGGATGCAGTCTCGAGAAGCTTCATTGAAGGCTGCTGTTTGGAATGGCCGTGAAAATGAAATTCGTCCATTTGGTAATCCCAGGGGTTCAGACTCTGCTAATCTTGATAGTGCTGCAGAA ATCATGATTAGAAGTGGAAGAACACCAGAGGAAGCTCTAATGATTCTTGTCCCTGAGGCATACAAGAATCATCCAACCTTATCTGTCAAATATCCTGAG GTTGTAGATTTCTATGACTACTACAAAGGACAAATGGAGGCTTGGGATGGTCCTGCCTTACTTTTGTTCAG TGATGGAAAAACAGTTGGGGCTTGTCTTGACCGTAATGGCCTTCGTCCTGCTCGATATTGGCGGACTAGTGACAATTTCGTCTATGTTGCATCTGAG GTCGGAGTTGTACCAGTTGATGAGGCAAAAGTCACAATGAAAGGCCGTCTAGGACCTGGAATGATGATTGCTGTTGACCTTGTGAATGGCCAG GTATATGAGAATACAGAGGTCAAGAAGAGAATATCTTCATTTAATCCATATGGAAAATGGATTAAAGAAAACTCCCGGTTCTTGAAGCCTGTGAATTTCAAATCCTCAACTGTCatggaaaatgaagaaatccTAAGAAGCCAACA AGCATTTGGTTATTCAAGTGAGGATGTGCAAATGGTTATTGAGTCTATGGCTTCTCAAGGAAAGGAACCAACCTTCTGCATGGGCGACGATATTCCGCTGGCAGGATTGTCTCAAAGACCGCATATGCTTTATGATTATTTCAAACAAAGATTTGCACAG GTTACAAACCCTGCCATTGACCCCCTTAGGGAAGGTTTGGTTATGTCTCTTGAAGTAAATATTGGAAAACGTGGAAATATATTGGAGCTTGGACCTGAGAATGCCTCGCAG GTTATTCTGTCTAACCCTGTGTTAAATGAAGGAGCGTTAGAGGAGTTAATGAAGGATCAATACTTAAAACCAAAGGTTCTGTCCACATATTTCGATATAAGAAAAGGCGTTGAAGGTTCCTTGCAAAAGGCTCTATATTATCTTTGTGAAGCAGCTGATGATGCTGTCCGAAGTGGCTCTCAGCTTCTCGTTCTTTCAGACCGATCCGATAGACTG GAACCAACCAGGCCTTCAATTCCAATAATGTTAGCTGTTGGCGCTGTCCATCAACATCTTATTCAGAACGGCTTGCGTATGTCAGCTTCTATTGTTGCTGATACCGCCCAATGCTTCAGCACACATCATTTTGCTTGTTTGGTTGGATATGGTGCAAG TGCTGTATGCCCATACTTGGCACTGGAGACATGTAGGCAATGGCGCTTAAGTAACAAAACTGTGGCCTTCATGCGTAACGGGAAAATTCCTACTGTAACCATTGAGCAAGCTCAGAAGAACTACACTAAG GCGGTTAATGCAGGGCTTCTTAAAATTCTTTCTAAGATGGGAATCTCATTGCTTTCAAG tTATTGTGGTGCTCAGATATTTGAGATATATGGTTTGGGACAGGATGTTGTTGATCTTGCATTCACTGGAAGTGTGTCAAAAATCAGTGGACTCACCTTTGATGAG TTGGCAAGAGAGACATTGTCTTTCTGGGTGAAGGCCTTTTCTGAGGATACAACTAAGCGATTagaaaattttgggtttattCAATTCAGGCCTGGAG GTGAGTATCATTCAAACAACCCAGAGATGTCAAAGTTGCTTCACAAGGCTGTCCGTGAAAAGAGTGAAACTGCATATGCAGTCTATCAACAGCATCTCTCTAACAGACCTGTTAAT GTCCTCCGTGACCTGCTTGAGTTCAAGAGTGATCGTGCACCGATCCCAGTAGGGAAAGTAGAACCGGCCGTTGCTATTGTTCAGAGATTTTGTACTGGTGGAATGTCACTTGGTGCTATTTCAAGAGAGACTCATGAAGCTATTGCTATTGCAATGAATAGGATTGGTGGGAAATCAAACTCTGGAGAAGGTGGAGAG GATCCTATCCGTTGGAAGCCACTTACAGATGTGGTTGATGGATATTCACCAACACTACCACATCTCAAAGGTCTTCAAAACGGCGATATTGCAACAAGTGCTATCAAGCAG GTTGCTTCAGGGCGTTTTGGAGTCACACCAACGTTCTTGGTCAATGCAGATCAATTGGAAATCAAAGTTGCACAAGGTGCCAAGCCTGGGGAAGGTGGTCAGCTTCCTGGAAAGAAAGTTAGTGCGTATATCGCTAGGCTAAGAAGCTCTAAACCTGGTGTTCCGCTTATATCTCCGCCTCCTCACCACGACATTTACTCTATTGAGGATCTTGCTCAGTTGATCTTTGATCTACATCAG attAATCCAAATGCAAAAGTATCAGTCAAGCTAGTTGCAGAAGCTGGAATCGGAACTGTTGCTTCAGGAGTTGCAAAGGGTAACGCTGATATCATCCAG ATATCAGGCCATGATGGTGGAACCGGGGCTAGTCCAATAAGCTCCATAAAACATGCTGGTGGACCATGGGAACTTGGACTAACAGAAACTCACCAA ACACTTATCGCAAATGGACTAAGAGAAAGAGTCATTTTAAGAGTCGATGGAGGCTTAAAGAGTGGTGTTGATGTTCTAATGGCTGCAGCTATGGGTGCTGATGAATACGGATTCGGTTCCTTGGCAATGATTGCTACTGGTTGTGTTATGGCTCGTATTTGCCACACTAATAATTGCCCAGTGGGTGTAGCAAGTCAG AGAGAAGAATTACGTGCAAGATTCCCTGGTGTACCTGGTGATCTTGTCAACTACTTCTTATACGTAGCAGAAGAG GTGAGAGGTATCTTAGCACAGTTGGGATACAACAGTTTAGATGACATCATTGGACGAACAGAGTTACTGAGACCACGAGACATTTCGCTAGTTAAAACTCAACATCTCGATCTGAGTTATCTTCTTTCG TCTGTTGGAACACCTTCATTGAGCAGTACTGAAATCAGAAAGCAGGAAGTTCATACAAATGGACCTGTTCTCGACGACGATATTCTTGCAGATCCATTG GTGATTGATGCAATAGAGAACGAAAAAGTGGTTGAGAAAACCGTCAAAATATGCAACGTAGACCGTGCGGCTTGTGGTCGTGTTGCTGGTGTTATTGCAAAGAAGTATGGAGACACTGGTTTTGCAGGACAAGTGAACCTAAC TTTCTTAGGGAGCGCGGGACAGTCGTTTGGGTGCTTTTTGATTCCCGGTATGAACATCCGGCTCATAGGAGAGTCAAATGACTACGTTGGAAAG GGAATGGCTGGTGGTGAAATAGTAGTAACTCCTGTGGAAAAAATCGGGTTTGTGCCTGAGGAAGCAACGATAGTCGGGAACACTTGCTTGTATGGTGCAACAGGTGGTCAGATATTCGCTAGAGGCAAAGCTGGAGAGAGATTTGCAGTGAGAAACTCACTCGCTGAAGCAGTAGTTGAAGGCACTGGAGACCATTGCTGTGAGTACATGACTGGTGGCTGTGTAGTCGTGCTTGGAAA GGTGGGAAGAAACGTTGCTGCTGGTATGACAGGAGGGTTAGCTTACCTTCTTGATGAAGACGACACTCTTCTTCCTAag ATTAACAGAGAGATAGTGAAGATCCAAAGAGTAACTGCGCCTGCAGGGGAATTGCAGCTGAAGAGCTTAATTGAAGCACATGTG GAAAAAACCGGAAGCAGCAAAGGCGCAACGATTCTGAATGAGTGGGAAAAGTATCTACCTCTCTTCTGGCAACTGGTTCCACCGAGTGAGGAAGACACTCCTGAAGCTTCTGCTGCTTACGTAAGAACATCCACCGGGGAAGTCACATTTCAATCGGCTTAG
- the GLU1 gene encoding glutamate synthase 1 (glutamate synthase 1 (GLU1); FUNCTIONS IN: protein binding, glutamate synthase (ferredoxin) activity; INVOLVED IN: response to light stimulus, photorespiration; LOCATED IN: apoplast, chloroplast, membrane, chloroplast envelope; EXPRESSED IN: 25 plant structures; EXPRESSED DURING: 14 growth stages; CONTAINS InterPro DOMAIN/s: Glutamine amidotransferase, class-II (InterPro:IPR000583), Aldolase-type TIM barrel (InterPro:IPR013785), Glutamate synthase, alpha subunit, C-terminal (InterPro:IPR002489), Glutamate synthase, central-N (InterPro:IPR006982), Glutamate synthase, central-C (InterPro:IPR002932), Glutamine amidotransferase, type II (InterPro:IPR017932); BEST Arabidopsis thaliana protein match is: glutamate synthase 2 (TAIR:AT2G41220.1); Has 17415 Blast hits to 17302 proteins in 2024 species: Archae - 267; Bacteria - 5686; Metazoa - 111; Fungi - 160; Plants - 179; Viruses - 0; Other Eukaryotes - 11012 (source: NCBI BLink).), translating into MAMQSLSPVPKLLSTTPSSVLSSDKNFFFVDFVGLYCKSKRTRRRLRGDSSSSSRSSSSLSRLSSVRAVIDLERVHGVSEKDLSSPSALRPQVRFFTDINFTNTQRAKFHPLWGSFKQVANLEDILSERGACGVGFIANLDNIPSHGVVKDALIALGCMEHRGGCGADNDSGDGSGLMSSIPWDFFNVWAKEQSLAPFDKLHTGVGMIFLPQDDTFMQEAKQVIENIFEKEGLQVLGWREVPVNVPIVGKNARETMPNIQQVFVKIAKEDSTDDIERELYICRKLIERAVATESWGTELYFCSLSNQTIVYKGMLRSEALGLFYLDLQNELYESPFAIYHRRYSTNTSPRWPLAQPMRFLGHNGEINTIQGNLNWMQSREASLKAAVWNGRENEIRPFGNPRGSDSANLDSAAEIMIRSGRTPEEALMILVPEAYKNHPTLSVKYPEVVDFYDYYKGQMEAWDGPALLLFSDGKTVGACLDRNGLRPARYWRTSDNFVYVASEVGVVPVDEAKVTMKGRLGPGMMIAVDLVNGQVYENTEVKKRISSFNPYGKWIKENSRFLKPVNFKSSTVMENEEILRSQQAFGYSSEDVQMVIESMASQGKEPTFCMGDDIPLAGLSQRPHMLYDYFKQRFAQVTNPAIDPLREGLVMSLEVNIGKRGNILELGPENASQVILSNPVLNEGALEELMKDQYLKPKVLSTYFDIRKGVEGSLQKALYYLCEAADDAVRSGSQLLVLSDRSDRLEPTRPSIPIMLAVGAVHQHLIQNGLRMSASIVADTAQCFSTHHFACLVGYGASAVCPYLALETCRQWRLSNKTVAFMRNGKIPTVTIEQAQKNYTKAVNAGLLKILSKMGISLLSSYCGAQIFEIYGLGQDVVDLAFTGSVSKISGLTFDELARETLSFWVKAFSEDTTKRLENFGFIQFRPGGEYHSNNPEMSKLLHKAVREKSETAYAVYQQHLSNRPVNVLRDLLEFKSDRAPIPVGKVEPAVAIVQRFCTGGMSLGAISRETHEAIAIAMNRIGGKSNSGEGGEDPIRWKPLTDVVDGYSPTLPHLKGLQNGDIATSAIKQVASGRFGVTPTFLVNADQLEIKVAQGAKPGEGGQLPGKKVSAYIARLRSSKPGVPLISPPPHHDIYSIEDLAQLIFDLHQINPNAKVSVKLVAEAGIGTVASGVAKGNADIIQISGHDGGTGASPISSIKHAGGPWELGLTETHQTLIANGLRERVILRVDGGLKSGVDVLMAAAMGADEYGFGSLAMIATGCVMARICHTNNCPVGVASQREELRARFPGVPGDLVNYFLYVAEEVRGILAQLGYNSLDDIIGRTELLRPRDISLVKTQHLDLSYLLSSVGTPSLSSTEIRKQEVHTNGPVLDDDILADPLVIDAIENEKVVEKTVKICNVDRAACGRVAGVIAKKYGDTGFAGQVNLTFLGSAGQSFGCFLIPGMNIRLIGESNDYVGKGMAGGEIVVTPVEKIGFVPEEATIVGNTCLYGATGGQIFARGKAGERFAVRNSLAEAVVEGTGDHCCEYMTGGCVVVLGKVGRNVAAGMTGGLAYLLDEDDTLLPKINREIVKIQRVTAPAGELQLKSLIEAHVEKTGSSKGATILNEWEKYLPLFWQLVPPSEEDTPEASAAYVRTSTGEVTFQSA; encoded by the exons atggCGATGCAATCTCTTTCCCCTGTTCCTAAGCTTCTCTCCACAACACCAAGCTCTGTTCTTTCTTCTGACaagaacttcttcttcgtcgatTTCGTTGGATTATACTGTAAGTCCAAGAGGACCAGACGCAGACTTCGTGGagactcttcctcttcctcacgctcttcttcttctctctctcgtctTTCCTCTGTTCGTGCCGTTATCGACCTTGAACGTGTTCATGGCGTCTCTGAAAAGGATCTCTCCTCTCCTTCAGCTTTAAGACCTCAGGTTCGTTTCTTCACTGATATAAATTTCACAAACACCCAACGTGCAAAGTTTCATCCTTTATGGGGATCTTTTAAGCAGGTTGCTAATTTGGAGGATATATTGTCTGAAAGAGGAGCTTGTGGAGTTGGGTTTATAGCAAACTTAGATAACATACCTTCACATGGAGTTGTCAAAGATGCTCTTATTGCTCTTGGGTGTATGGAACATCGTGGAGGTTGTGGAGCAGACAATGATTCTGGTGATGGCTCTGGTCTTATGTCTTCCATTCCTTGGGATTTCTTTAACGTCTGGGCCAAGGAACAAAGTCTTGCTCCTTTTGATAAGTTGCATACTGGTGTTGGCATGATCTTTCTTCCACAAGATGATACCTTTATGCAAGAAGCCAAGCAAG ttattgaaaacatatttgagAAAGAAGGATTACAAGTTCTTGGGTGGAGGGAAGTTCCTGTTAATGTTCCTATAGTTGGTAAAAATGCTAGGGAGACAATGCCTAACATTCAACAAGTGTTTGTGAAAATCGCAAAGGAAGATAGTACTGATGATATTGAAAGGGAACTTTACATCTGCCGGAAACTAATCGAAAGGGCCGTAGCTACTGAGAGTTGGGGAACAGAGCTTTACTTCTGTTCACTGTCCAATCAAACCATAGTGTACAAGGGCATGCTTCGATCTGAAGCTCTTGGATTGTTTTATCTAGATCTTCAGAATGAGCTTTATGAGTCTCCTTTTGCTATTTATCATCGAAGGTACAGTACAAACACTAGTCCTAGGTGGCCTCTTGCTCAACCAATGAGGTTTCTTGGACATAACGGGGAGATCAATACCATTCAG GGGAACTTAAATTGGATGCAGTCTCGAGAAGCTTCATTGAAGGCTGCTGTTTGGAATGGCCGTGAAAATGAAATTCGTCCATTTGGTAATCCCAGGGGTTCAGACTCTGCTAATCTTGATAGTGCTGCAGAA ATCATGATTAGAAGTGGAAGAACACCAGAGGAAGCTCTAATGATTCTTGTCCCTGAGGCATACAAGAATCATCCAACCTTATCTGTCAAATATCCTGAG GTTGTAGATTTCTATGACTACTACAAAGGACAAATGGAGGCTTGGGATGGTCCTGCCTTACTTTTGTTCAG TGATGGAAAAACAGTTGGGGCTTGTCTTGACCGTAATGGCCTTCGTCCTGCTCGATATTGGCGGACTAGTGACAATTTCGTCTATGTTGCATCTGAG GTCGGAGTTGTACCAGTTGATGAGGCAAAAGTCACAATGAAAGGCCGTCTAGGACCTGGAATGATGATTGCTGTTGACCTTGTGAATGGCCAG GTATATGAGAATACAGAGGTCAAGAAGAGAATATCTTCATTTAATCCATATGGAAAATGGATTAAAGAAAACTCCCGGTTCTTGAAGCCTGTGAATTTCAAATCCTCAACTGTCatggaaaatgaagaaatccTAAGAAGCCAACA AGCATTTGGTTATTCAAGTGAGGATGTGCAAATGGTTATTGAGTCTATGGCTTCTCAAGGAAAGGAACCAACCTTCTGCATGGGCGACGATATTCCGCTGGCAGGATTGTCTCAAAGACCGCATATGCTTTATGATTATTTCAAACAAAGATTTGCACAG GTTACAAACCCTGCCATTGACCCCCTTAGGGAAGGTTTGGTTATGTCTCTTGAAGTAAATATTGGAAAACGTGGAAATATATTGGAGCTTGGACCTGAGAATGCCTCGCAG GTTATTCTGTCTAACCCTGTGTTAAATGAAGGAGCGTTAGAGGAGTTAATGAAGGATCAATACTTAAAACCAAAGGTTCTGTCCACATATTTCGATATAAGAAAAGGCGTTGAAGGTTCCTTGCAAAAGGCTCTATATTATCTTTGTGAAGCAGCTGATGATGCTGTCCGAAGTGGCTCTCAGCTTCTCGTTCTTTCAGACCGATCCGATAGACTG GAACCAACCAGGCCTTCAATTCCAATAATGTTAGCTGTTGGCGCTGTCCATCAACATCTTATTCAGAACGGCTTGCGTATGTCAGCTTCTATTGTTGCTGATACCGCCCAATGCTTCAGCACACATCATTTTGCTTGTTTGGTTGGATATGGTGCAAG TGCTGTATGCCCATACTTGGCACTGGAGACATGTAGGCAATGGCGCTTAAGTAACAAAACTGTGGCCTTCATGCGTAACGGGAAAATTCCTACTGTAACCATTGAGCAAGCTCAGAAGAACTACACTAAG GCGGTTAATGCAGGGCTTCTTAAAATTCTTTCTAAGATGGGAATCTCATTGCTTTCAAG tTATTGTGGTGCTCAGATATTTGAGATATATGGTTTGGGACAGGATGTTGTTGATCTTGCATTCACTGGAAGTGTGTCAAAAATCAGTGGACTCACCTTTGATGAG TTGGCAAGAGAGACATTGTCTTTCTGGGTGAAGGCCTTTTCTGAGGATACAACTAAGCGATTagaaaattttgggtttattCAATTCAGGCCTGGAG GTGAGTATCATTCAAACAACCCAGAGATGTCAAAGTTGCTTCACAAGGCTGTCCGTGAAAAGAGTGAAACTGCATATGCAGTCTATCAACAGCATCTCTCTAACAGACCTGTTAAT GTCCTCCGTGACCTGCTTGAGTTCAAGAGTGATCGTGCACCGATCCCAGTAGGGAAAGTAGAACCGGCCGTTGCTATTGTTCAGAGATTTTGTACTGGTGGAATGTCACTTGGTGCTATTTCAAGAGAGACTCATGAAGCTATTGCTATTGCAATGAATAGGATTGGTGGGAAATCAAACTCTGGAGAAGGTGGAGAG GATCCTATCCGTTGGAAGCCACTTACAGATGTGGTTGATGGATATTCACCAACACTACCACATCTCAAAGGTCTTCAAAACGGCGATATTGCAACAAGTGCTATCAAGCAG GTTGCTTCAGGGCGTTTTGGAGTCACACCAACGTTCTTGGTCAATGCAGATCAATTGGAAATCAAAGTTGCACAAGGTGCCAAGCCTGGGGAAGGTGGTCAGCTTCCTGGAAAGAAAGTTAGTGCGTATATCGCTAGGCTAAGAAGCTCTAAACCTGGTGTTCCGCTTATATCTCCGCCTCCTCACCACGACATTTACTCTATTGAGGATCTTGCTCAGTTGATCTTTGATCTACATCAG attAATCCAAATGCAAAAGTATCAGTCAAGCTAGTTGCAGAAGCTGGAATCGGAACTGTTGCTTCAGGAGTTGCAAAGGGTAACGCTGATATCATCCAG ATATCAGGCCATGATGGTGGAACCGGGGCTAGTCCAATAAGCTCCATAAAACATGCTGGTGGACCATGGGAACTTGGACTAACAGAAACTCACCAA ACACTTATCGCAAATGGACTAAGAGAAAGAGTCATTTTAAGAGTCGATGGAGGCTTAAAGAGTGGTGTTGATGTTCTAATGGCTGCAGCTATGGGTGCTGATGAATACGGATTCGGTTCCTTGGCAATGATTGCTACTGGTTGTGTTATGGCTCGTATTTGCCACACTAATAATTGCCCAGTGGGTGTAGCAAGTCAG AGAGAAGAATTACGTGCAAGATTCCCTGGTGTACCTGGTGATCTTGTCAACTACTTCTTATACGTAGCAGAAGAG GTGAGAGGTATCTTAGCACAGTTGGGATACAACAGTTTAGATGACATCATTGGACGAACAGAGTTACTGAGACCACGAGACATTTCGCTAGTTAAAACTCAACATCTCGATCTGAGTTATCTTCTTTCG TCTGTTGGAACACCTTCATTGAGCAGTACTGAAATCAGAAAGCAGGAAGTTCATACAAATGGACCTGTTCTCGACGACGATATTCTTGCAGATCCATTG GTGATTGATGCAATAGAGAACGAAAAAGTGGTTGAGAAAACCGTCAAAATATGCAACGTAGACCGTGCGGCTTGTGGTCGTGTTGCTGGTGTTATTGCAAAGAAGTATGGAGACACTGGTTTTGCAGGACAAGTGAACCTAAC TTTCTTAGGGAGCGCGGGACAGTCGTTTGGGTGCTTTTTGATTCCCGGTATGAACATCCGGCTCATAGGAGAGTCAAATGACTACGTTGGAAAG GGAATGGCTGGTGGTGAAATAGTAGTAACTCCTGTGGAAAAAATCGGGTTTGTGCCTGAGGAAGCAACGATAGTCGGGAACACTTGCTTGTATGGTGCAACAGGTGGTCAGATATTCGCTAGAGGCAAAGCTGGAGAGAGATTTGCAGTGAGAAACTCACTCGCTGAAGCAGTAGTTGAAGGCACTGGAGACCATTGCTGTGAGTACATGACTGGTGGCTGTGTAGTCGTGCTTGGAAA GGTGGGAAGAAACGTTGCTGCTGGTATGACAGGAGGGTTAGCTTACCTTCTTGATGAAGACGACACTCTTCTTCCTAag ATTAACAGAGAGATAGTGAAGATCCAAAGAGTAACTGCGCCTGCAGGGGAATTGCAGCTGAAGAGCTTAATTGAAGCACATGTG GAAAAAACCGGAAGCAGCAAAGGCGCAACGATTCTGAATGAGTGGGAAAAGTATCTACCTCTCTTCTGGCAACTGGTTCCACCGAGTGAGGAAGACACTCCTGAAGCTTCTGCTGCTTACGTAAGAACATCCACCGGGGAAGTCACATTTCAATCGGCTTAG